A stretch of the Nothobranchius furzeri strain GRZ-AD chromosome 5, NfurGRZ-RIMD1, whole genome shotgun sequence genome encodes the following:
- the si:ch211-215k15.4 gene encoding uncharacterized protein si:ch211-215k15.4 has translation MEEQIKVCVAWSIIVVRALIVAWSIIVVRALIVLLLSRVCIMGSTVMLQLLLLCFPLCSAYAYENVALRGTATQSTRLLGNTNVLGIAINAIDGNRNSQMMAGSCTHTAQQADPWWRVDLLESYIIDHINIVNRGDCCAERINGAQIHIGDSADWSANPQAGTIDQLAAGDTYSRYYQRDVKGRYVTILIAGADKILSLCEVEVYGYRAPTGENLALGGAATQSSLYATGFAYNAIDGNRNNDWNQASCTHTQADLHPWWRLDLRTMHKVFSVKIVNRDSFQERLNGAEIRIGDSLENNGNNNPRCGAITNAVGTDIFEFDCKGMEGLYVNVVIPGRIEFLTLCEVEVYGSKLD, from the exons ATGGAGGAGCAGATAAAGGTGTGTGTGGCATGGTCCATAATAGTTGTTAGAGCTCTGATTGTTGCATGGTCCATAATAGTTGTTAGAGCTCTGATTGTTCTTCTGCTGTCGAGAGTGTG CATCATGGGATCCACTGTAATGTTGCAGTTGCTGCTGCTCTGCTTTCCATTGTGCTCTGCTTATGCATATG AAAATGTGGCTCTGCGTGGCACTGCAACACAATCTACACGCTTGCTGGGAAATACCAATGTTTTGGGAATTGCCATCAATGCCATTGATGGGAATCGGAATTCCCAGATGATGGCTGGATCATGTACCCACACGGCACAACAAGCCGATCCCTGGTGGAGAGTGGATCTCCTGGAGTCTTACATAATCGACCACATCAACATCGTAAACAGAGGAGACTGTTGTGCAGAGCGGATCAATGGGGCACAAATTCACATTGGTGACTCTGCAGATTGGAGTGCAAACCCACA ggcTGGTACAATTGATCAACTTGCAGCAGGGGACACTTACTCTAGATACTATCAACGTGATGTAAAGGGTCGTTATGTGACTATTTTAATTGCTGGTGCAGACAAGATTCTATCACTCTGTGAAGTGGAAGTTTATGGGTATCGTGCCCCAACTG GTGAGAACCTTGCACTAGGAGGAGCAGCCACACAGTCATCACTGTATGCAACTGGTTTTGCATACAATGCCATTGATGGGAATCGTAACAATGACTGGAACCAGGcttcttgcacacacacacaggctgatctCCACCCCTGGTGGCGACTGGATCTgcgcacaatgcacaaagtatttTCTGTTAAGATTGTCAACAGAGATTCTTTCCAAGAAAGGCTCAATGGAGCAGAGATCCGGATCGGAGACTCTCTTGAAAACAATGGAAACAACAATCCCAG GTGTGGAGCCATCACAAATGCTGTTGGAACTGATATTTTTGAGTTTGACTGCAAGGGGATGGAAGGTCTCTACGTTAATGTCGTCATCCCTGGGAGAATCGAGTTTCTCACTCTTTGTGAGGTGGAGGTTTATGGTTCCAAACTTGATTGA